A section of the Girardinichthys multiradiatus isolate DD_20200921_A chromosome 5, DD_fGirMul_XY1, whole genome shotgun sequence genome encodes:
- the si:ch211-243a20.3 gene encoding uncharacterized protein si:ch211-243a20.3 isoform X1 yields the protein MKLCPLFASVFSKDSFYLLVMALLPVLMVLMVVAAATGAHAGSDENELDYGYWNYREGADRVNVASVRSVTRVLDAWGKHIFREIKTLLHSQPSTLLPDVSRVRPLSESLNDLFREVSLLRHRITELSHRLATLEPYLRRHGYRGDDMEEARGKRAQGLHGVATAEGIERARGSRVVRRRRVRVLKNQGASSG from the exons ATGAAGCTTTGTCCTCTCTTTGCATCCGTCTTTTCAAAGGACAGCTTTTATCTACTGGTTATGGCCCTTCTCCCTGTGTTGATGGTTTTGATGGTGGTTGCCGCAGCAACAGGGGCCCATGCAGGCAGTGACGAGAATGAGCTGGATTACGGGTACTGGAACTACAGAGAAGGAG CTGACAGAGTTAACGTGGCCTCGGTGCGCAGTGTGACCAGAGTTTTGGACGCCTGGGGAAAACACATCTTCAGGGAGATAAAGACTTTACTGCACTCCCAGCCCAGCACTCTGCTGCCTGACGTCTCAAG GGTGCGCCCTCTGTCCGAGTCTCTTAATGATCTCTTTAGGGAAGTCTCCCTGCTGCGACACCGTATCACCGAGCTTTCGCATCGCCTAGCAACGCTGGAGCCCTACCTCCGTCGCCACGGCTACCGCGGGGATGATATGGAAGAGGCGAGAGGCAAGAGGGCTCAGGGTCTTCATGGGGTGGCCACCGCTGAGGGCATAGAGAGGGCGAGGGGGAGCCGGGTGGTGAGGAGGAGACGGGTGAGGGTCCTCAAGAACCAGGGTGCTAGTTCAGGCTGA
- the si:ch211-243a20.3 gene encoding uncharacterized protein si:ch211-243a20.3 isoform X2, which yields MALLPVLMVLMVVAAATGAHAGSDENELDYGYWNYREGADRVNVASVRSVTRVLDAWGKHIFREIKTLLHSQPSTLLPDVSRVRPLSESLNDLFREVSLLRHRITELSHRLATLEPYLRRHGYRGDDMEEARGKRAQGLHGVATAEGIERARGSRVVRRRRVRVLKNQGASSG from the exons ATGGCCCTTCTCCCTGTGTTGATGGTTTTGATGGTGGTTGCCGCAGCAACAGGGGCCCATGCAGGCAGTGACGAGAATGAGCTGGATTACGGGTACTGGAACTACAGAGAAGGAG CTGACAGAGTTAACGTGGCCTCGGTGCGCAGTGTGACCAGAGTTTTGGACGCCTGGGGAAAACACATCTTCAGGGAGATAAAGACTTTACTGCACTCCCAGCCCAGCACTCTGCTGCCTGACGTCTCAAG GGTGCGCCCTCTGTCCGAGTCTCTTAATGATCTCTTTAGGGAAGTCTCCCTGCTGCGACACCGTATCACCGAGCTTTCGCATCGCCTAGCAACGCTGGAGCCCTACCTCCGTCGCCACGGCTACCGCGGGGATGATATGGAAGAGGCGAGAGGCAAGAGGGCTCAGGGTCTTCATGGGGTGGCCACCGCTGAGGGCATAGAGAGGGCGAGGGGGAGCCGGGTGGTGAGGAGGAGACGGGTGAGGGTCCTCAAGAACCAGGGTGCTAGTTCAGGCTGA